One Desulfovibrio sp. Fe33 DNA segment encodes these proteins:
- a CDS encoding glutamate synthase-related protein, with protein MLFQPINKNYHEFCIERDPELCINCKVCVRQCSYEAHYWDESRQKVVHDNTKCIGCHRCEALCPTAALNIVKKPSDFRTNSLWRPVFLQNIYKQADTGGVLLAGMGSPVDIPVYWDRMLLDASQVTNPSIDPLREPMELKTFLGAKPRKVELAKDEKTGKPKLKTKLTPQLELDIPIMFAAMSFGAINFNLHRAMARAATETGTYYNTGEGGLHKSLYKYGEHTIVQVASGRFGVHRDYLRAGAAIEIKVGQGAKPGIGGHLPGEKINDKVSETRMVPIGSDAISPAPHHDIYSIEDLLQLIYALKEASEYKAPISVKIAAVHNVAAIASGIARAGADIITIDGMRGGTGAAPAMIRDNVGIPIELALAQVDQRLRDEGIRNKVSVVAAGGIRCSGDVIKAIALGADAVYIGTATLIAVGCTICGRCYTGKCPWGIATNDPKLSKRQNPDIAAKKLANLIRAWGHEIEEMLGGMGLNSIESLRGNRDKLRGIGLSDTELDILGIKHAGR; from the coding sequence TTGCTTTTTCAGCCCATCAACAAGAATTACCATGAGTTCTGTATTGAGCGGGACCCGGAGCTGTGCATCAACTGCAAGGTCTGCGTCCGCCAGTGTTCGTACGAAGCTCACTATTGGGATGAATCCCGGCAAAAGGTCGTGCACGACAACACCAAGTGCATCGGCTGTCACCGTTGCGAGGCGCTGTGTCCCACCGCGGCCCTGAACATCGTCAAGAAGCCGTCGGATTTCCGGACGAACAGCCTTTGGCGGCCGGTGTTCCTGCAGAACATCTACAAACAGGCCGACACCGGCGGCGTGCTGCTGGCAGGAATGGGTTCCCCGGTGGACATTCCGGTCTACTGGGACCGCATGTTGCTCGACGCAAGCCAGGTGACCAACCCGTCCATCGACCCCCTGCGCGAACCTATGGAGCTCAAGACGTTCCTGGGCGCGAAGCCCCGCAAGGTGGAGCTGGCCAAGGACGAAAAGACCGGCAAACCCAAGCTCAAGACCAAACTGACTCCGCAACTGGAGCTGGACATCCCCATCATGTTCGCGGCCATGAGCTTCGGGGCCATCAACTTCAACCTGCACCGGGCCATGGCCCGCGCGGCCACCGAGACCGGGACCTACTACAACACCGGTGAAGGCGGTCTGCACAAGTCCTTATATAAGTACGGCGAGCATACCATCGTGCAGGTGGCTTCCGGCCGGTTCGGCGTGCACCGCGACTACCTGCGGGCGGGCGCGGCCATCGAGATCAAGGTGGGGCAGGGCGCCAAGCCCGGCATCGGCGGGCACCTCCCCGGTGAGAAAATCAACGACAAGGTGTCCGAGACCCGCATGGTTCCCATCGGTTCCGACGCCATTTCTCCGGCTCCCCACCATGACATCTACTCCATCGAGGATCTGCTTCAGCTCATCTACGCCCTGAAGGAGGCCTCCGAATACAAGGCCCCCATCTCGGTCAAGATCGCGGCCGTGCACAACGTGGCCGCCATCGCTTCCGGCATCGCCCGGGCGGGTGCGGACATCATCACCATCGACGGTATGCGCGGCGGAACGGGCGCGGCTCCGGCCATGATCCGCGACAACGTCGGCATTCCCATCGAACTGGCCCTGGCCCAAGTGGATCAGCGCCTGCGCGACGAGGGCATCCGCAACAAGGTTTCCGTGGTGGCCGCCGGCGGCATCCGCTGTTCCGGTGACGTCATCAAGGCGATCGCTCTCGGCGCGGACGCCGTTTATATCGGCACCGCCACCCTGATCGCCGTGGGCTGCACCATCTGCGGCCGCTGCTACACCGGCAAATGTCCGTGGGGCATCGCGACCAACGATCCCAAGCTGTCCAAACGGCAGAACCCGGACATCGCGGCCAAGAAGCTGGCCAACCTGATCCGCGCCTGGGGGCATGAGATCGAGGAGATGCTCGGCGGCATGGGTCTCAACTCCATCGAATCCCTGCGCGGCAATCGTGACAAGCTCAGGGGCATCGGGCTTTCCGACACCGAACTCGACATCCTCGGCATCAAACATGCCGGACGTTAA
- a CDS encoding 4Fe-4S dicluster domain-containing protein — protein sequence MKRVYPDKEYCIGCHLCEVACITAHSKSKDPIIAFREERGKDGLTACKKVFEKGDICVAISCRHCDEPSCVAACISGGLHKDPETGRTVYDRDKCVGCWSCLMACPYGAIKRHPTENKIVKCDLCEGREGGPACVAACPNQALKFEER from the coding sequence ATGAAGAGAGTCTATCCGGACAAAGAATATTGCATCGGCTGCCACCTCTGCGAAGTGGCCTGCATTACCGCACACTCCAAGTCCAAGGACCCGATCATCGCTTTCCGCGAGGAGCGGGGGAAGGATGGCCTGACCGCCTGCAAAAAAGTCTTTGAGAAAGGCGACATCTGCGTGGCCATTTCCTGCCGTCATTGCGACGAACCCTCCTGTGTGGCCGCCTGCATTTCCGGTGGCCTGCACAAGGACCCCGAGACTGGCCGCACGGTTTATGACCGCGACAAGTGCGTCGGCTGCTGGTCTTGCCTCATGGCCTGTCCCTATGGGGCCATCAAGCGGCATCCCACGGAGAACAAGATCGTCAAATGCGACCTTTGCGAAGGGCGGGAGGGCGGACCGGCCTGTGTGGCCGCCTGCCCCAATCAAGCCCTGAAATTCGAGGAGAGATAG
- a CDS encoding NAD(P)/FAD-dependent oxidoreductase codes for MKYVIIGNGIASIGAIEGIRKVDTENEILVIGAENAPAYGRPLISYLLAGKIGPDRLALRPQEFYEKSNVSLMLGTRVTGIDSSAKTVTTDKGDTVEFENLLVATGGIPFTPPIPGSDGADVYNFTNLAHAQTLISKAKDIKRAVVIGGGLIGLKAGESLFDRGVDVTILELSPRILSLAFDENAASLAGSRLAEVGLNVRCGVSAKEIQRDSEGNLKGVHLTDGDFLQCDVVVIAIGVVPNYNLAKDAGIEVDRGIKVDDHMRTSAKGIFAAGDVAQAKDLLFGDDRVIPIWTNAYNQGFCAGKNMAGADIPFTGSLSMNSISFYGLPTISVGTVNPPENDEAYDMAVALDEKKKSYRKLVFHNDRLVGYVLVGDIDMAGMYTAFVKFQMAVPEDAKKQILAGEPDVLMWPDDFFKETWNPGVVEPD; via the coding sequence ATGAAATACGTCATCATCGGCAACGGTATCGCCTCCATCGGGGCCATCGAAGGCATCCGCAAGGTCGACACCGAAAACGAAATCCTGGTCATCGGGGCTGAAAACGCTCCGGCATACGGCCGTCCGCTCATCTCCTACCTCCTTGCGGGCAAGATCGGCCCGGATCGTCTGGCCCTCAGGCCCCAGGAGTTCTACGAAAAGAGCAACGTCTCCCTGATGCTCGGCACCAGGGTCACGGGCATCGACTCTTCGGCCAAGACCGTGACCACGGACAAGGGCGATACCGTGGAGTTCGAGAATCTGCTCGTCGCCACGGGCGGCATTCCGTTCACTCCGCCCATTCCGGGGTCGGACGGCGCCGACGTCTACAACTTCACCAACCTGGCGCACGCCCAGACCCTCATCTCCAAGGCCAAGGATATCAAGAGGGCGGTGGTCATCGGCGGCGGGCTCATCGGCCTGAAGGCCGGTGAATCCCTGTTCGACCGCGGCGTCGACGTAACCATCCTGGAATTGTCCCCGCGCATCCTGAGCCTCGCCTTTGACGAGAATGCGGCCTCCCTGGCCGGTTCCCGCCTTGCCGAGGTCGGCCTGAACGTGCGCTGCGGCGTTTCCGCCAAGGAAATCCAACGCGATTCCGAAGGCAATCTCAAAGGCGTTCACCTGACCGACGGCGACTTCCTGCAATGCGACGTTGTCGTCATCGCCATCGGCGTGGTTCCCAACTACAACCTGGCCAAGGACGCCGGGATCGAAGTGGACCGCGGCATCAAGGTGGACGACCACATGCGCACCAGCGCGAAAGGGATCTTTGCCGCGGGCGACGTCGCCCAGGCCAAGGACCTGCTGTTCGGCGACGATCGCGTCATTCCCATTTGGACCAACGCCTACAATCAGGGATTCTGCGCAGGCAAGAACATGGCCGGCGCGGACATTCCGTTTACCGGTTCCTTGTCCATGAACTCCATTTCCTTCTACGGCCTGCCGACCATTTCTGTAGGCACGGTCAACCCGCCCGAGAACGACGAAGCATACGACATGGCCGTCGCGCTGGACGAGAAGAAGAAAAGCTACCGCAAACTCGTCTTCCACAACGACCGCCTGGTCGGCTACGTGCTGGTGGGGGACATCGACATGGCGGGCATGTACACCGCCTTCGTCAAATTCCAGATGGCCGTTCCCGAGGATGCCAAGAAGCAGATCCTGGCCGGTGAGCCCGACGTGCTCATGTGGCCGGACGATTTCTTCAAGGAGACCTGGAACCCCGGCGTCGTGGAACCCGACTAG
- a CDS encoding class II glutamine amidotransferase: MKAPERYYDFQKDISGCGIFGVINKKRGLIPGDMPIQAMTCMHDRGNGLGGGFAAYGIYPEHAEKYCFHMMCDDDAAIKGSEEMIKQYFDLHFYEPIPTRRTLAIPNPPKFNRYFVTVPERPENEFRELPEEDYVVAVVMKINTTVGGAFVVSSGKNMGAFKGVGFPEDIADFFRLEEYSAYIWTGHNRFPTNTPGWWGGAHPFTILNWSIVHNGEISSYGINRRYLCEHDYLCTMMTDTEVVAYELDMLIRKHGLSWEMAAKCFAPPFWDEIERMDEEDRELYTTLRATYGPAMLNGPFAILVADNTRLMGLNDRIKLRPLLVAEKDDMVFMSSEESAVRDVCPDLDRVWMPKAGEPVIVDLED; encoded by the coding sequence ATGAAAGCGCCTGAAAGATATTATGATTTCCAGAAGGATATCTCCGGCTGCGGGATATTCGGAGTCATCAACAAGAAGCGGGGCCTGATCCCCGGAGACATGCCCATCCAGGCCATGACCTGTATGCACGACCGGGGCAACGGCCTGGGCGGCGGTTTCGCGGCCTACGGCATTTACCCCGAGCACGCCGAAAAGTACTGCTTCCACATGATGTGCGACGACGATGCGGCCATCAAGGGCTCCGAGGAGATGATAAAGCAGTATTTCGATCTGCACTTCTATGAGCCCATTCCCACCCGCCGGACCCTGGCCATCCCCAATCCGCCGAAGTTCAACCGCTATTTCGTGACCGTGCCCGAAAGGCCCGAAAACGAATTCCGCGAACTTCCGGAAGAAGACTACGTGGTGGCCGTGGTCATGAAGATCAACACCACCGTTGGCGGAGCCTTCGTGGTTTCCTCGGGCAAAAACATGGGCGCCTTCAAGGGCGTCGGCTTTCCCGAGGACATCGCCGACTTCTTTCGTCTCGAAGAGTACAGCGCCTACATCTGGACCGGCCACAACCGGTTCCCGACCAACACCCCGGGCTGGTGGGGCGGAGCGCATCCGTTCACCATCCTGAACTGGTCCATCGTGCACAACGGCGAGATCTCATCCTACGGCATCAACCGCCGCTACCTGTGCGAGCACGACTACCTCTGCACCATGATGACCGACACCGAAGTCGTGGCCTATGAGCTGGACATGCTCATCCGCAAGCACGGCCTGTCCTGGGAGATGGCCGCAAAATGCTTCGCCCCGCCTTTCTGGGACGAAATCGAGCGCATGGACGAGGAGGACAGGGAACTCTACACCACCTTGCGCGCAACCTACGGACCGGCCATGCTCAACGGTCCCTTCGCCATCCTGGTGGCCGACAACACCCGGCTCATGGGCCTCAACGACCGCATCAAACTCCGGCCCCTCCTGGTTGCCGAGAAGGACGACATGGTCTTCATGTCGAGCGAAGAATCGGCCGTGCGCGACGTCTGTCCCGATCTGGACCGCGTCTGGATGCCCAAGGCGGGCGAACCCGTCATCGTTGATCTGGAGGATTAG
- the yajC gene encoding preprotein translocase subunit YajC: MFFDSVAYAMAPPAGGGEAGGLGAILGGPLPMLILMFAIFYFLLIRPQQKKQKAHRAMLEALKKGDKVWTNGGILGTITDIDGDNMTIEIASGVNVVIKRGFVADKDGGAPATDKKK, encoded by the coding sequence ATGTTCTTCGATTCCGTAGCCTATGCCATGGCTCCGCCCGCTGGCGGCGGTGAAGCAGGCGGCCTCGGCGCCATCCTCGGCGGCCCCCTGCCCATGCTGATCCTGATGTTCGCCATTTTCTACTTCCTGCTCATCCGCCCCCAGCAAAAGAAGCAGAAGGCCCACCGGGCCATGCTCGAAGCACTCAAGAAGGGCGACAAGGTCTGGACCAACGGCGGCATTCTCGGCACCATCACCGATATCGATGGCGACAACATGACCATCGAAATCGCCTCCGGCGTCAATGTTGTTATCAAGCGCGGTTTCGTTGCCGACAAGGATGGCGGCGCTCCTGCGACGGACAAGAAGAAGTAG
- the secD gene encoding protein translocase subunit SecD → MQSLRLRAVIALAVVLLGLAFMLPSLPGVKDSSLGKILPGKGVSLGLDLKGGIHLTLGVDMKTAMDNSLARLGDDLKASAREQEVYILRPNVLDENQIEVTLIKAEQKDTFESVIKDSTPFAIEESTPLEGDKVKYVLSVSPKYRSEIEKLTMEQAIKTIRNRIDQFGVAEPDIRKQQDNRIQVQLPGLQDPERAIKIIGQTAHLEFKMVDDSADLKKAQQGILAPGRELSSLLHRQANGSYAESPIVLKKDAVLTGEYVSDAQVRLDQWNTPYVSLTFNARGGKIFTDLTGENVNKRMAIVLDGKVYSAPVIRERISGGSASITGNFTREEARDLAVVLRAGSLPAPVTILEQRSVGPSLGQESIDNGVMSAMVGMALVLAFMVIYYGFSGMVADIVLILNIMLIMGGLAAFGATLTLPGIAGIILTIGMAVDANVIIYERIREELRRGLSASQSVSEGYGRATLTILDANVTTVIAAIILYQFGTGPVRGFAVTLTLGIITSMFTAIFVSRILFDLYLKNRSDKAKLSI, encoded by the coding sequence ATGCAAAGTTTGCGTTTGAGAGCCGTCATCGCTCTCGCTGTCGTGCTCCTGGGACTGGCCTTCATGCTGCCGTCCCTGCCCGGCGTAAAGGACTCGTCCCTCGGCAAGATTCTGCCGGGCAAAGGGGTCAGCCTCGGTCTCGACCTCAAGGGCGGCATTCACCTGACCCTCGGCGTGGACATGAAAACGGCCATGGACAACAGTCTGGCCCGTTTGGGCGACGACCTTAAGGCATCCGCCCGCGAGCAGGAAGTTTACATCCTGCGTCCGAACGTTCTGGACGAAAATCAGATTGAGGTCACGCTCATCAAGGCTGAGCAGAAGGACACCTTCGAAAGCGTCATCAAGGACTCCACGCCGTTCGCCATCGAAGAGAGCACTCCGCTCGAAGGTGACAAGGTCAAGTACGTCCTGTCCGTTTCGCCCAAGTACCGCAGCGAAATTGAAAAGCTGACCATGGAACAGGCCATCAAGACCATCCGCAACCGGATCGACCAGTTCGGCGTTGCCGAACCGGATATCCGCAAGCAGCAGGATAACCGTATCCAGGTGCAACTGCCCGGTCTGCAGGACCCCGAACGGGCTATCAAGATCATCGGCCAGACCGCGCATCTCGAATTCAAGATGGTCGACGATTCCGCCGACCTCAAGAAGGCCCAGCAGGGCATTCTGGCCCCCGGCCGCGAACTGTCTTCGCTGCTGCACCGTCAGGCCAACGGCTCCTATGCCGAATCGCCCATCGTCCTCAAGAAGGACGCCGTGCTGACCGGCGAATATGTTTCCGACGCCCAGGTCCGGCTGGACCAGTGGAACACCCCTTACGTCTCGCTGACCTTCAATGCGCGCGGCGGCAAGATCTTCACCGACCTGACCGGTGAAAACGTGAACAAGCGGATGGCCATCGTCCTGGACGGCAAGGTCTATTCTGCTCCGGTCATCCGTGAACGGATTTCGGGCGGCAGCGCCTCCATCACCGGCAACTTCACCCGTGAGGAAGCCCGTGACCTGGCGGTCGTGCTGCGCGCCGGTTCCCTGCCCGCGCCCGTGACCATCCTGGAACAGCGTTCGGTGGGCCCGTCCCTTGGACAGGAGTCCATCGACAACGGCGTCATGTCCGCCATGGTGGGCATGGCCCTGGTCCTCGCCTTTATGGTCATCTACTACGGCTTCAGCGGCATGGTGGCCGACATCGTGCTTATCCTGAACATCATGCTCATCATGGGCGGTCTGGCGGCCTTCGGCGCCACTCTGACCCTGCCGGGCATTGCAGGCATCATCCTGACGATCGGTATGGCGGTCGACGCCAACGTCATCATCTACGAGCGTATTCGAGAGGAACTCAGGCGCGGCCTGTCTGCCAGCCAATCCGTGTCGGAAGGCTACGGCAGGGCCACCTTGACCATTCTCGACGCCAACGTGACCACGGTCATCGCCGCAATCATCCTGTACCAGTTCGGTACCGGCCCGGTCCGCGGCTTCGCCGTCACCCTGACGCTCGGCATCATAACCTCCATGTTCACGGCCATCTTTGTGTCGCGCATCCTGTTCGACCTGTACCTGAAAAACCGCAGCGACAAAGCGAAGCTGAGCATCTAG
- the secF gene encoding protein translocase subunit SecF: MGLQIIKPDTNIDFVGIRKIAFIISAILILCGLGSLLIKGGPKYGIDFAGGMIVQVRIDKATDAAAVKDAVNEVNLPGLVVQSIGLEGDHEYLIRTSSSDITSEEVRAKINNALTDNLGASFEIQRLEMVGPKVGADLRSQALEALFYAVLLIAVYISGRFEQRWTAAAVMAAALGGCVYGLGLLDLDMGWLILAALFITVGLCWYLKLNYALGAVAALIHDVLITVGLFSIMGKEFDLTIIAALLTLVGYSLNDTIIVFDRIRENTIAKQGKMPFGQIINLSVNQTLSRTIMTSGTTLLVVFCLYVMGGSVIHDFALALLIGITVGTYSSIFVASPILYGFGPSELPKTEED, from the coding sequence ATGGGACTTCAAATAATCAAACCCGATACCAATATCGATTTCGTCGGCATCAGGAAGATCGCCTTCATTATTTCGGCGATCCTCATTCTCTGCGGCCTCGGCTCCCTGCTCATCAAGGGCGGCCCCAAGTACGGAATCGATTTCGCCGGCGGCATGATCGTCCAGGTCAGAATTGATAAGGCCACCGACGCCGCAGCCGTCAAGGACGCCGTCAACGAGGTCAACCTGCCCGGCCTGGTGGTGCAATCCATCGGCCTGGAAGGGGACCACGAATACCTGATCCGCACATCCTCGTCGGACATTACCTCCGAAGAGGTCCGGGCGAAGATCAACAACGCGCTGACCGACAACCTCGGCGCAAGCTTCGAGATTCAACGGCTCGAAATGGTCGGCCCCAAAGTGGGCGCGGACCTTCGGTCCCAGGCCCTTGAAGCACTGTTCTACGCGGTCCTGCTCATTGCCGTGTACATCTCCGGCAGGTTCGAGCAGCGCTGGACCGCAGCGGCGGTCATGGCCGCGGCTCTGGGCGGTTGCGTGTACGGCCTCGGCCTTCTCGACCTGGATATGGGCTGGCTCATTCTGGCGGCCCTGTTCATCACCGTGGGGCTGTGCTGGTACCTCAAGCTGAACTACGCCCTGGGCGCGGTTGCAGCCCTCATCCATGACGTGCTCATCACGGTCGGCCTGTTCTCCATCATGGGTAAGGAATTCGACCTGACCATCATCGCCGCGCTGCTGACCCTCGTTGGTTACTCACTCAACGATACCATCATCGTCTTCGACCGCATTCGCGAGAACACTATCGCCAAACAGGGCAAGATGCCGTTCGGACAGATCATCAACCTGTCTGTCAACCAGACTCTGTCCCGAACCATCATGACCTCTGGCACCACGCTCTTGGTCGTGTTCTGCCTGTACGTCATGGGCGGATCGGTTATCCACGACTTCGCCCTGGCTTTGCTCATCGGCATCACCGTGGGTACCTATTCCTCCATCTTCGTGGCCAGCCCCATCCTCTATGGATTCGGCCCCAGCGAACTCCCCAAGACTGAAGAAGACTAA
- a CDS encoding adenylate kinase, which produces MNILIFGPNGSGKGTQGDIAKDKYNLDHIESGAIFRKHIGGGTELGLKAKEYINKGELVPDDITIPMVLDVLSHSTSGWLLDGFPRSLVQGEKLWEALQKDGVKLDYVIEIKLPREIAKARIMGRRLCANNPNHPNNVGIPVIAPDGDKCRVCGGALTAREDDQDEDAINKRHDIYYDEKTGTMAACNYFKDLKDGGFKYIQLDGEKSINEIKEYLISQLD; this is translated from the coding sequence ATGAACATTCTGATTTTCGGCCCCAATGGCTCCGGTAAAGGCACCCAGGGCGATATCGCCAAGGATAAGTACAACCTGGATCACATCGAATCCGGCGCCATCTTCCGCAAGCACATCGGCGGCGGCACCGAGCTCGGTCTGAAGGCCAAGGAGTACATCAACAAGGGCGAACTGGTTCCTGATGATATCACCATCCCCATGGTCCTGGACGTGCTGTCCCACTCCACGAGCGGCTGGCTCCTTGATGGTTTCCCCCGTTCCCTGGTCCAGGGCGAAAAGCTTTGGGAAGCCCTTCAGAAGGACGGCGTGAAGCTGGACTACGTCATCGAGATCAAACTGCCCCGCGAGATCGCCAAGGCCCGCATCATGGGTCGTCGTCTCTGCGCCAACAACCCGAACCATCCCAACAACGTCGGCATTCCGGTCATCGCTCCTGACGGCGACAAGTGCCGCGTTTGCGGCGGCGCGCTGACCGCCCGCGAAGACGATCAGGACGAGGATGCCATCAACAAGCGTCATGACATCTACTATGACGAGAAGACCGGTACCATGGCTGCCTGTAACTATTTCAAGGACCTGAAGGACGGCGGCTTCAAATACATCCAGCTCGATGGTGAAAAGTCCATCAACGAGATCAAGGAATACCTCATCAGCCAGCTCGACTAA
- the tilS gene encoding tRNA lysidine(34) synthetase TilS, translating into MTSTPADIPSSLQDLLPKWAHFCLYVGRFVEEELGIDLEGRRVLVGFSGGVDSTALLMVLHYLSKRANFTVGAVHLDHGLRQESADDAAFARSLCETLGIECVVEKCDVARIAETRGIGCEEAGREARYRLYAELLRSGGYDYVALGHQLDDLSEDVLMRLIRGTGWPGLSGMAGYDPQRALIRPLLLIPKSTLAAFVTQLGIQWREDHTNTDPSMTRNRVRNEILPLIERENPNFWQSVARLWRIGRVEQDFWSELETEACEILDNARLEALHKAQRLHLYKACLDRLGSGQALADTLFKLDEAWQDHRNNAVFQFPGDKTATVTVSGVVFSSKD; encoded by the coding sequence ATGACCAGCACGCCTGCCGATATCCCTTCCTCATTGCAGGACCTTTTACCCAAATGGGCGCATTTCTGCCTTTATGTTGGGCGGTTCGTCGAAGAAGAGCTGGGAATCGATCTTGAAGGACGCCGTGTTTTGGTCGGATTTTCAGGCGGGGTGGATTCCACCGCCCTGCTCATGGTCCTGCATTATCTTTCCAAACGTGCGAATTTTACCGTGGGTGCGGTACATCTCGACCACGGCTTGCGTCAAGAGTCTGCGGATGACGCCGCTTTCGCCCGTTCGTTGTGCGAAACTCTCGGCATCGAGTGCGTCGTCGAAAAGTGCGATGTTGCCCGAATTGCCGAAACTCGCGGCATCGGTTGCGAAGAGGCAGGACGCGAGGCGCGCTACAGGCTTTACGCCGAGCTGCTCCGGTCCGGCGGCTATGATTACGTGGCCCTTGGACATCAATTGGACGATTTGAGCGAGGATGTGCTCATGCGCCTTATCCGGGGTACCGGATGGCCGGGCCTGTCCGGTATGGCCGGGTACGACCCGCAACGCGCCCTGATTCGTCCGTTGCTGCTCATACCCAAGTCCACGCTTGCGGCCTTCGTAACCCAGTTGGGCATTCAGTGGCGCGAAGACCATACCAATACCGATCCGTCCATGACCCGCAACCGTGTGCGCAACGAGATTCTCCCGCTCATTGAGCGGGAAAACCCGAATTTTTGGCAATCCGTTGCCCGGTTGTGGCGGATTGGCCGCGTGGAGCAGGATTTTTGGTCCGAGCTTGAAACCGAAGCTTGTGAAATCCTGGATAATGCCCGCCTCGAAGCTCTGCACAAGGCGCAACGCCTTCACCTCTACAAGGCGTGCCTGGACCGTCTCGGCTCGGGACAAGCCCTGGCCGACACGCTGTTCAAGCTTGACGAGGCGTGGCAGGATCATCGGAATAATGCCGTCTTCCAGTTCCCTGGCGACAAAACAGCCACCGTGACCGTTTCAGGCGTGGTTTTCTCGTCCAAGGATTGA